The Tenrec ecaudatus isolate mTenEca1 chromosome 7, mTenEca1.hap1, whole genome shotgun sequence genome window below encodes:
- the GUCA1B gene encoding guanylyl cyclase-activating protein 2, whose product MGQQSSWEEAEVAGEMGVAERQERSKKFMTECPSGSLFMHEFKRFFKVTGNEEATQYVEGMLRAFDKNGDNTTDFLEYAAALNLVLRCTLEHKLKWTFNIYDKDNNGCIDRLELLDIVEAIYKLKKVCQVEMEAQEGLTLTPEEVVDRLFLLVDENGDGQLSLGEFLDGARRDKWVMRMLQMEVNSSTWISPQRRKSAMF is encoded by the exons ATGGGCCAGCAGTCCAGTTGGGAGGAGGCAGAGGTGGCCGGGGAGATGGGCGTGGCGGAGCGCCAGGAGCGGTCCAAGAAGTTCATGACGGAGTGTCCCAGCGGCTCACTCTTCATGCACGAGTTTAAGCGCTTCTTCAAGGTCACGGGCAATGAGGAAGCCACCCAGTATGTAGAGGGCATGCTCCGAGCCTTCGACAAGAACGGG GACAACACCACTGACTTCTTGGAGTACGCGGCAGCCCTGAACCTCGTGCTGAGATGCACTCTGGAGCACAAGCTGAAGTGGACCTTTAACATCTATGACAAGGACAACAACGGCTGCATCGACCGCCTGGAGCTACTGGACATTGTGGAG GCAATCTACAAGTTGAAGAAGGTCTGCCAGGTGGAGATGGAGGCCCAGGAGGGCCTGACGCTCACACCCGAGGAGGTGGTGGACAggctcttcctcctggtggacgAGAATGGAGATG GCCAGCTGTCTCTGGGTGAGTTCCTGGACGGGGCCCGCCGTGACAAGTGGGTGATGAGGATGCTGCAGATGGAGGTGAACTCCAGTACCTGGATCTCTCCGCAGCGGAGGAAAAGTGCCATGTTCTGA
- the GUCA1A gene encoding guanylyl cyclase-activating protein 1 produces MGNVMEGKTVEELSSTECHQWYKKFMTECPSGQLTLYEFRQLFGLKNLSPWSSQYVEQMFETFDFNKDGYIDFMEYVAALSLVLKGKVEQKLRWYFKLYDVDGNGCIDREELLTIIQAIRAINPCSDSTMTAEEFTDLVFTKIDINGDGELSLEEFMEGVQKDRMLLDTLTRSLDLTRIVRRLQSGGEQHEDQPGAAQAEATGQLLPGGAVCW; encoded by the exons ATGGGCAACGTGATGGAGGGGAAGACGGTGGAGGAGCTGAGCAGCACCGAGTGCCACCAGTGGTATAAGAAGTTCATGACCGAGTGCCCCTCGGGCCAGCTCACCCTCTACGAGTTCCGCCAGCTCTTTGGCCTCAAGAACCTGAGCCCGTGGTCCAGCCAGTATGTGGAGCAGATGTTTGAGACCTTTGACTTCAACAAG GATGGCTACATCGACTTCATGGAATACGTGGCCGCGCTGAGCCTGGTGCTCAAGGGGAAGGTGGAACAGAAGCTGCGCTGGTATTTCAAGCTCTACGATGTCGACGGCAACGGATGCATCGACCGTGAGGAGCTGCTCACCATCATCCAG GCCATCCGAGCCATTAACCCGTGCAGCGATTCCACCATGACTGCGGAGGAGTTCACCGACCTCGTGTTCACCAAGATCGACATCAACGGCGATG GCGAGCTCTCGCTGGAGGAGTTCATGGAAGGCGTGCAGAAGGACCGCATGCTCTTGGACACCCTGACGCGCAGCCTGGACCTCACGCGCATCGTGCGCCGGCTCCAGAGTGGCGGCGAACAGCACGAGGACCAGCCTGGCGCCGCGCAGGCCGAGGCCACGGGTCAGCTGCTTCCCGGTGGGGCCGTATGCTGGTGA